One region of Chlamydiales bacterium genomic DNA includes:
- a CDS encoding RHS repeat-associated core domain-containing protein, translating into MKKLSFITSFIILLSLNQGHCNDLLDQSRKGVNPEKNLELTQEGELTTHVNGTVNVMTGRCAGRDIDYVLTGPVPFVFERYHDDKEHSNCGGWHILHDHTALLGQNGTSLQVLATDSTGDQFAYFSKQPCAVQTPLPIARSHFDKGLVNSATGEIGGSTNKKNQYACVSSFEELYLQESDGTKRIYKPETPITTGWSGLYAHPFELCEIIKPSGHRIIIERSKTASTNVVTLKATNPSKDKVFGSATLQIQNMQAGKSALVELSTSDCKRVYYNYKQLKKDSFVIEEANGREGCDITYEYHQKKGSLARKILPNSASFETFYYCEKDYLPPICPFQKADKGYKPSNDGGKVFIQRAPVGFDATPVITQRFCYYQLTHKHREDAGYTDVFDAYDNRVRYYFNKNRRVYAIDRHLSSGRLYHSENMIWEENSKSVHYTNLNCRFWKNEMGQIVCARLFEYDEAGNVIKESFCGNLSGKFQATPKNANDLEQFKGNVERFTKAFTYSKDDFHLKLTESIKEGAVKHFTYLSGTNLPKSELLIIDGKVHERCFYEYDSDHLLTSKIIDDGSSQECSDLTNVYERRISRIIPRKSNPGMGLPEVLEELYYDKSSGREILLSRKINCYHQNNKIMEQTICDGNGDVRYILHITYDDKGHISSETDPFGNISTYSYDACGNKIREDLPRGVYREYTYDLVNRLLSTREVHPDGTFLTTKNGYNYLSQKVLEEDSFGAQQNFEYDCFGNLLKAASSEIALEDGSLQAPIVTKKYDSFGNVVEEVGPCGYVTQISYNTTGNPTHILYPDGTQKFYEYNFCGTLKSVTLKNGSKVYYEYDAKDREIKKTVFDRSGKQLITTSREYNAFHIISETDAAGVITKYVYDGAGRVIKISKEGRVTTFEYDDLNEVCRKTIGESNTDFITYVTIRDLLGQVIEEQVESSQGLLKRLMYTYDSYGNKIESTTFGKAPQVEKTRYDTLNMPVEIIDAAGNATHIFYDRNYINSHGQRVLQVTTRDPIGVCTLVTYDRNGKISSTEVKNAAGERISYKEVYYDLSGNVSCVIVDVFEGTDFKSSFVSQFKFGPMNRKEKEVIASGTEDAQTTSFEYDREGRLIRRINQVGVAINYEYDARGRISRLFSDGDDLAAPTDYLYVYNEQDLPLQVIDKITKTVTTRAYNVHGQVTQEVLANDQVLKYSYDHLGRCIELILPDSSSIKTTYVGEYPQTITRLDPNKNIRYQHMYKERDLSGRITCMQTPSGTVNFGWSLYGNISSIDSEHYKKCVDLFDLCGNVLKTTTSDTGGRFSTNYLYDEFYQLVEERSSQVICYSFDSIHNRISVNDKKYVHNALNQVVEAEKCVYSYDFSGNRVQDARGVYSYDALNRLIKFVKSCGEEHSYTYDGFNRRISKDQEHYLYAGNNEIGSLDDSGVIKELRILGEGLGAEIGASIALEIGDRIFIPIHDTQGSLALLLDLDTSAPLESYRYTAFGKFFVYDETGCEKEHSSYSIPWLFSSKRQDHESGLIYFGRRYFDPQVGTWLTMDPKGFGDGVNLYAYVHNNPLTFIDLYGLTTAGVHRHDPRYEYASHKMHTSHQKEQEVISPKENVNYLGKSIDYARSTLGRFVHVLGHELPIPYVRLGIKALGNAIEHGSFLPPDGSPLQDISKTHEVGTEPSPGKIYAFQNGIGNTFKEARATALEISRAHRNAVVHMIYNSSHGFILDFFECIANVVGIPTHAEQVTRDGLKELTQRAISESAHVIHYTHSQGGLLTSLGLKHLSSEEREHIHVRSFGSAHMIPNDQAASVVNHVNSLDPVAWIGDFPGMLRAHFGYGVHLHVHGSWIPADHGILSASYQSIWQNYGAYFTESGY; encoded by the coding sequence TTGAAAAAATTGTCATTCATTACATCTTTTATAATCCTATTAAGCTTGAATCAAGGTCATTGTAATGATCTGCTTGATCAATCAAGAAAGGGAGTAAACCCAGAAAAGAACTTGGAGCTTACTCAAGAGGGTGAGCTTACAACGCATGTGAATGGTACTGTCAATGTGATGACAGGAAGATGCGCTGGTAGGGACATAGATTATGTGCTAACAGGTCCCGTTCCCTTTGTTTTTGAGCGTTATCATGATGATAAAGAGCATTCTAATTGTGGTGGATGGCATATTTTACATGACCATACAGCATTACTTGGACAAAATGGAACTTCACTTCAGGTTTTGGCAACAGATTCAACGGGGGATCAGTTTGCCTACTTTTCTAAGCAGCCCTGCGCTGTACAGACGCCCCTTCCCATCGCACGCTCCCATTTTGACAAAGGTCTTGTCAATTCTGCAACAGGCGAGATTGGAGGCAGTACCAATAAAAAAAATCAGTATGCATGTGTTTCCTCTTTTGAAGAACTTTATCTTCAAGAAAGTGATGGAACAAAGCGTATCTATAAGCCAGAGACACCTATAACCACTGGCTGGAGCGGACTTTATGCTCACCCCTTCGAGCTTTGTGAGATCATTAAACCAAGTGGACACCGTATCATCATTGAAAGAAGTAAAACGGCAAGTACAAATGTCGTAACACTGAAAGCAACAAATCCCTCAAAAGACAAGGTTTTTGGTAGTGCAACATTGCAGATACAAAATATGCAAGCAGGAAAGAGCGCATTAGTTGAGCTTTCAACAAGTGATTGTAAGAGGGTTTATTATAATTATAAGCAACTAAAAAAAGATAGTTTTGTAATAGAGGAAGCAAACGGAAGAGAGGGGTGCGATATCACTTATGAGTACCATCAAAAAAAGGGCTCTCTTGCCAGAAAAATATTGCCAAATAGTGCTTCTTTCGAAACATTTTACTATTGTGAAAAAGATTATTTACCCCCTATTTGCCCTTTTCAGAAGGCTGATAAGGGATATAAACCCTCCAATGATGGTGGTAAAGTATTTATTCAAAGAGCTCCTGTAGGATTTGATGCAACACCTGTAATTACGCAGCGTTTCTGTTATTATCAGCTGACACATAAGCATAGAGAAGATGCAGGTTATACGGATGTGTTTGATGCTTATGATAACCGAGTGCGTTATTACTTTAATAAAAATCGGCGTGTTTATGCAATTGATCGCCACCTCTCTTCTGGAAGGCTTTATCATAGCGAGAATATGATATGGGAAGAAAATTCAAAGAGTGTTCACTATACGAATTTGAATTGTCGTTTTTGGAAAAATGAGATGGGACAAATCGTGTGTGCACGCTTATTTGAATATGACGAGGCAGGCAACGTTATAAAAGAGAGCTTTTGTGGTAACTTATCTGGAAAGTTTCAAGCAACGCCTAAAAATGCAAATGATTTAGAGCAGTTTAAAGGCAATGTAGAGCGTTTTACTAAGGCATTTACATACAGTAAAGATGATTTTCATTTGAAATTAACAGAATCTATAAAAGAGGGAGCTGTCAAGCATTTTACTTATCTGAGTGGTACGAATCTTCCAAAAAGCGAATTACTTATCATCGATGGAAAAGTTCATGAGAGGTGTTTTTACGAGTATGACTCAGATCATTTGCTTACCTCAAAAATCATTGACGATGGCTCTTCTCAAGAATGTTCTGATCTTACAAATGTCTATGAAAGGCGTATTTCTCGAATTATTCCAAGAAAATCTAATCCTGGTATGGGTCTTCCAGAGGTTTTAGAGGAGCTTTATTATGATAAATCCTCAGGAAGAGAAATATTGCTTTCTAGAAAAATCAATTGTTATCATCAAAATAATAAGATTATGGAGCAAACAATTTGTGATGGGAATGGAGACGTTCGCTACATATTGCACATTACTTATGATGACAAAGGACATATCTCATCAGAAACAGATCCTTTTGGCAATATAAGTACTTATTCTTACGACGCATGTGGAAATAAAATACGAGAAGATCTTCCAAGAGGAGTTTACAGAGAATATACTTACGACCTTGTAAATCGCCTTCTATCGACGAGGGAAGTGCATCCAGATGGAACTTTTCTGACAACAAAAAATGGCTATAATTATTTAAGTCAGAAGGTGTTAGAAGAAGATTCTTTTGGAGCACAACAAAATTTTGAGTATGATTGTTTTGGTAATTTACTAAAAGCTGCGAGCTCAGAGATAGCTTTAGAGGATGGATCTCTTCAAGCACCTATTGTAACAAAAAAATATGATAGCTTTGGAAATGTTGTCGAAGAGGTTGGTCCTTGTGGGTATGTAACACAGATTTCTTATAACACAACAGGCAATCCTACGCATATTCTCTATCCAGATGGAACACAAAAGTTTTATGAGTACAACTTTTGCGGTACTCTAAAAAGCGTAACCCTAAAAAATGGTTCTAAAGTTTATTATGAGTACGATGCAAAGGATAGAGAGATTAAAAAAACAGTTTTTGATCGATCTGGAAAACAGTTGATAACCACTTCCAGAGAATATAATGCCTTTCATATTATTTCTGAAACAGATGCAGCAGGTGTAATTACAAAATATGTTTATGATGGTGCTGGAAGGGTTATAAAGATTTCAAAAGAGGGCCGTGTTACAACTTTTGAATATGATGATTTAAATGAGGTGTGTAGGAAAACAATAGGAGAGTCTAATACTGATTTTATTACTTATGTTACGATAAGAGATTTACTTGGGCAAGTTATTGAAGAGCAAGTAGAATCTTCTCAGGGTTTATTAAAAAGGCTTATGTATACTTACGATTCCTATGGAAACAAAATTGAGAGCACGACGTTTGGTAAAGCTCCTCAAGTGGAAAAAACACGTTATGATACATTGAATATGCCAGTAGAAATTATAGATGCTGCAGGTAATGCAACGCATATTTTTTATGATAGAAATTACATTAACTCTCATGGACAAAGAGTACTTCAAGTTACAACAAGAGATCCCATAGGCGTATGTACACTTGTAACTTATGATAGAAATGGGAAGATTTCTTCTACAGAAGTTAAAAATGCTGCAGGCGAGCGTATTTCTTACAAAGAAGTGTACTATGATCTGTCTGGCAATGTATCTTGTGTCATTGTAGATGTTTTTGAGGGGACAGATTTTAAATCTTCTTTTGTCTCTCAGTTTAAGTTTGGTCCCATGAATAGAAAAGAGAAAGAAGTCATTGCCTCTGGCACGGAAGATGCACAAACAACTTCTTTTGAATATGATAGGGAAGGAAGGCTTATAAGGCGTATAAATCAAGTAGGTGTTGCTATCAATTACGAATATGATGCACGTGGAAGGATTTCTAGGCTGTTTTCTGATGGGGATGATTTGGCAGCTCCTACTGATTATCTTTATGTCTACAATGAGCAAGATCTTCCTTTACAGGTCATTGACAAGATTACAAAGACTGTAACTACACGGGCATATAATGTGCATGGACAAGTAACACAAGAAGTGCTTGCCAATGACCAGGTTCTCAAGTACTCATACGATCATTTGGGTAGATGTATAGAGCTTATTCTTCCAGATAGCTCTTCAATAAAAACTACTTATGTGGGAGAGTATCCACAAACTATTACCAGGTTAGACCCTAATAAAAATATACGTTATCAACACATGTATAAAGAGAGGGATTTGTCTGGTCGTATTACCTGCATGCAGACGCCCTCTGGAACAGTGAATTTTGGTTGGAGTCTTTATGGAAATATTTCTAGCATAGATTCAGAGCATTATAAAAAATGTGTCGATCTTTTTGATCTTTGTGGCAATGTTTTAAAAACAACTACTTCTGATACAGGAGGTAGGTTTTCTACAAATTATTTGTACGATGAGTTCTACCAGCTGGTAGAAGAGAGATCGAGTCAAGTTATTTGTTATTCTTTTGACTCTATCCATAATCGCATAAGCGTTAATGATAAGAAATATGTGCATAATGCATTAAATCAGGTTGTCGAGGCAGAAAAATGTGTGTATTCTTATGATTTTTCTGGGAACAGGGTTCAAGATGCGAGAGGTGTTTACTCTTATGATGCATTGAACCGCCTTATTAAGTTTGTTAAAAGTTGTGGTGAAGAACATAGTTATACTTATGATGGTTTTAATCGTCGCATCTCAAAAGATCAGGAACACTATCTCTATGCCGGTAATAATGAGATTGGATCTCTTGATGACTCTGGGGTTATTAAAGAGCTTAGAATATTAGGAGAGGGGTTGGGTGCAGAGATAGGAGCATCCATTGCTCTAGAAATAGGTGATCGCATCTTTATCCCCATTCATGATACTCAAGGCTCTTTGGCTCTTCTCTTGGATTTGGATACAAGCGCTCCTCTGGAATCTTATCGCTACACGGCCTTTGGAAAATTTTTTGTTTATGATGAAACAGGTTGTGAAAAAGAACACTCCTCTTACTCCATTCCTTGGCTTTTTTCTAGTAAAAGGCAAGACCATGAAAGTGGCCTTATCTACTTTGGAAGGCGCTACTTTGATCCTCAAGTGGGCACTTGGCTTACAATGGATCCAAAGGGTTTTGGAGATGGGGTAAACCTGTATGCCTATGTGCATAACAATCCGTTAACTTTTATTGACCTTTATGGGCTTACAACGGCAGGTGTACACCGCCATGATCCTCGTTATGAGTACGCAAGTCATAAGATGCACACTTCTCATCAAAAAGAGCAAGAGGTGATTTCTCCTAAGGAAAATGTCAACTATCTTGGAAAGTCTATCGATTATGCCCGCTCTACTCTTGGCAGGTTTGTTCATGTATTGGGGCATGAGCTTCCTATTCCTTATGTGCGCCTTGGTATAAAAGCGCTTGGTAATGCCATTGAGCATGGCAGCTTTTTGCCGCCCGATGGCAGCCCCTTGCAAGACATCTCTAAGACACACGAAGTAGGTACAGAACCCTCTCCTGGCAAAATCTATGCCTTTCAAAATGGGATAGGTAATACTTTTAAGGAAGCAAGGGCAACAGCTTTAGAAATTTCTAGGGCTCATAGAAATGCAGTGGTTCATATGATTTATAACAGTAGTCATGGTTTTATTTTGGATTTTTTTGAATGTATAGCTAATGTGGTGGGTATTCCAACGCATGCAGAGCAAGTTACAAGAGATGGATTAAAGGAACTTACTCAAAGAGCCATTAGTGAAAGTGCGCATGTTATTCATTATACGCATAGTCAAGGGGGTCTTCTCACATCTCTTGGATTAAAGCACTTGTCATCAGAAGAAAGAGAACACATTCATGTGCGCAGCTTTGGATCAGCTCATATGATTCCAAATGATCAGGCAGCATCAGTTGTCAACCATGTGAATTCTTTGGATCCAGTTGCCTGGATAGGTGATTTTCCAGGTATGCTGCGTGCGCATTTTGGGTATGGAGTGCATCTGCATGTACATGGCTCTTGGATTCCTGCGGATCATGGTATTTTAAGTGCATCTTATCAAAGCATCTGGCAGAATTATGGAGCTTATTTTACTGAAAGTGGCTATTGA
- a CDS encoding ribonuclease HII, whose protein sequence is MNELSRLKALYAYETAARDLGYKHIAGVDEAGRGCLFGPVVAAACIIPEGVWIEGVNDSKKLTPLKRASIFSKLIRHAKVSYAVGIVSAAEIDEINIYQASIRAMILALNGLEVSPDYALVDGMQLFHERFTCKKIVGGDALSYSIAAASIIAKETRDRLVLEYHEKWPNYGLDSHKGYGTKKHLDALKVHGPTPLHRFTFEPLKGS, encoded by the coding sequence ATGAATGAACTGAGCCGTCTTAAAGCACTTTATGCGTATGAGACGGCAGCAAGAGACCTGGGGTATAAACATATTGCAGGTGTTGATGAAGCTGGAAGAGGCTGCCTTTTTGGGCCGGTGGTTGCAGCCGCCTGTATTATCCCAGAAGGTGTTTGGATAGAGGGTGTCAATGATAGTAAAAAGCTTACTCCTCTAAAGCGAGCATCTATCTTTTCTAAGCTCATACGTCATGCAAAAGTCTCTTATGCAGTTGGAATCGTTTCTGCCGCAGAAATTGATGAAATTAATATCTATCAAGCAAGTATAAGGGCGATGATTCTCGCGCTTAATGGACTAGAAGTTTCTCCTGATTATGCACTTGTAGATGGAATGCAGCTTTTCCATGAGCGATTTACTTGTAAAAAAATAGTTGGTGGAGATGCTTTGTCTTATTCTATTGCCGCAGCTTCAATTATTGCTAAAGAAACTAGAGATAGATTGGTCCTTGAATATCATGAAAAATGGCCCAACTATGGGTTAGATTCTCATAAAGGATATGGTACAAAGAAGCATCTAGATGCTCTTAAAGTTCATGGGCCAACACCGCTTCACCGTTTTACTTTTGAACCTTTGAAGGGGTCTTAA
- the rplS gene encoding 50S ribosomal protein L19 — protein MSNAAIVEEIGKSQLKDNIPDFSVGDTVRVHVRIVEAALTEGVKGGGAKTAESKSKAKAAAEKERIQVFTGTVIARKGKGVSETFSVHRVAYGEGMERVFFLHSPRIATIEIAKRGRVRRSKLYYLRGSSGKKAKVQELLGGPKKAKVVQATASA, from the coding sequence ATGAGCAATGCCGCAATTGTGGAAGAGATTGGTAAGAGTCAGTTGAAGGACAATATTCCTGACTTTTCAGTAGGAGATACTGTACGTGTGCATGTGCGTATTGTGGAAGCGGCTCTTACAGAAGGAGTTAAGGGTGGAGGCGCAAAAACTGCTGAGAGTAAATCTAAAGCTAAGGCTGCAGCGGAAAAAGAGCGTATTCAAGTATTTACAGGCACTGTAATTGCTCGTAAGGGAAAAGGTGTTTCTGAGACTTTTTCTGTGCATAGAGTAGCTTATGGAGAGGGTATGGAGAGAGTATTTTTCTTGCATAGCCCACGTATTGCTACAATTGAAATTGCCAAAAGAGGGCGCGTAAGACGTAGTAAACTCTATTATTTACGTGGATCTTCTGGTAAGAAAGCAAAAGTGCAAGAGTTGCTTGGCGGGCCAAAGAAAGCAAAAGTTGTTCAAGCTACAGCTAGTGCCTAA